In one window of Azoarcus olearius DNA:
- the creC gene encoding two-component system sensor histidine kinase CreC: protein MNIAIRFFIGYFLIVGLAAWFVLNIFAREVEPGLRQATEDTLVDAANLLAEFAAEHLGPGDGGFERDRFATAVRRAQARVPRADIYGVPKTAVDFRVYLTDARGIVLFDSEGSAEGADYSQWRDVARVLRGEYGARSTRDDPADPNSSVMYVAAPVLLDGRLAGVVSVAKPAAALLPYADQARDRVRRAGWLLLGSSALIGLAFTLWLTWSLNRLRDYARAVARGDKAVAPTGGGGQLSELARALAEMRARLDGKQYVEHYVQSLAHELKSPLTAVRGAAELLAEAPSADDRARFVGHIGEQAERMQLIIDRLLALARVEQLQAPEALAEIALGELAAEVVASRQPQLAARGLQVDIGGEGERRVRGDRFLLQQALANLVDNAIDFSPPGARIGLTLGGDASHQVITVRDHGPGAPEFALPQLFDRFYSLPRPATGRKSTGLGLAFVREVARVHGGDADFANAPEGGAQARIVLPR from the coding sequence ATGAACATCGCGATCCGCTTCTTCATCGGCTATTTCCTGATCGTCGGGCTCGCGGCCTGGTTCGTGCTCAACATCTTCGCGCGCGAGGTCGAACCCGGCCTGCGCCAGGCCACCGAAGACACCCTGGTCGACGCCGCCAACCTGCTCGCGGAATTCGCCGCCGAGCACCTGGGCCCGGGCGACGGCGGCTTCGAACGCGATCGCTTCGCCACCGCGGTGCGCCGCGCCCAGGCCCGCGTTCCGCGCGCCGACATCTACGGCGTACCGAAAACCGCGGTGGACTTCCGCGTGTATCTGACTGACGCCCGCGGCATCGTGCTGTTCGACTCCGAAGGCAGCGCGGAGGGGGCCGACTACAGCCAGTGGCGCGACGTCGCCCGCGTGCTGCGTGGCGAATACGGCGCGCGCAGCACGCGCGACGACCCCGCCGACCCCAACAGCTCGGTGATGTATGTCGCCGCCCCGGTGCTGCTCGACGGGCGGCTGGCGGGGGTGGTCAGCGTCGCCAAGCCGGCCGCGGCGCTGCTGCCCTACGCCGACCAGGCGCGCGACCGGGTGCGCCGCGCCGGCTGGCTGCTGCTCGGCAGCTCGGCGCTGATCGGCCTCGCATTCACGTTGTGGCTCACCTGGTCGCTCAACCGCCTGCGCGACTACGCGCGCGCGGTCGCCCGCGGCGACAAGGCGGTGGCGCCGACCGGCGGCGGCGGTCAGCTCTCCGAACTGGCGCGCGCGCTGGCCGAAATGCGCGCGCGGCTGGACGGCAAGCAGTATGTCGAACACTACGTGCAGAGCCTCGCCCACGAACTCAAGAGCCCGCTCACCGCGGTGCGCGGCGCCGCCGAACTGCTCGCCGAGGCCCCCTCGGCCGACGACCGCGCGCGCTTCGTCGGCCACATCGGCGAACAGGCCGAACGCATGCAGCTGATCATCGACCGCCTGCTCGCGCTGGCCCGCGTGGAGCAGTTGCAGGCGCCGGAGGCACTCGCCGAAATCGCGCTGGGCGAACTCGCGGCCGAGGTCGTCGCCAGCCGCCAGCCACAACTGGCCGCGCGCGGGCTGCAGGTGGACATCGGCGGCGAGGGCGAGCGGCGCGTGCGCGGCGACCGCTTCCTGTTGCAGCAAGCGCTCGCCAACCTGGTGGACAACGCAATCGACTTTTCCCCGCCCGGCGCCCGCATCGGGCTGACGCTGGGCGGCGATGCCAGCCACCAGGTCATCACCGTGCGCGACCATGGCCCCGGCGCGCCGGAGTTCGCGCTGCCGCAGCTCTTCGACCGCTTCTACTCGCTGCCGCGGCCCGCCACCGGGCGCAAGAGCACCGGCCTCGGGCTGGCCTTCGTGCGCGAAGTGGCGCGGGTGCACGGTGGCGATGCCGACTTCGCCAACGCGCCCGAGGGCGGCGCCCAGGCGCGCATCGTGCTGCCGCGCTAA
- the creB gene encoding two-component system response regulator CreB has product MSRRILIVDDEPAIADMLAYALRTEGYEPDCVGLGGDALAALRGGADYALVILDVGLPDQSGFDVCRALRRESDVPVIFLTARSDEVDRIVGLELGADDYVPKPFSPREVASRVRAILRRARPQPAAVAPAPAAETCSAPFHHDADGARIAYHGVWLSLTRYEYRLLATLLDRPGRVQSRAQLMADVWRDAEDSLERTVDAHIKTLRAKLRAVREDEDPIETHRGLGYSLRPAQR; this is encoded by the coding sequence ATGTCCCGGCGCATCCTGATCGTCGATGACGAACCGGCGATCGCCGACATGCTCGCCTACGCGCTGCGCACCGAGGGCTACGAACCCGACTGCGTCGGCCTTGGCGGCGACGCGCTGGCGGCGCTGCGCGGCGGCGCCGACTACGCGCTCGTGATCCTCGACGTCGGCCTGCCCGACCAGTCCGGCTTCGACGTCTGCCGCGCGCTGCGGCGCGAATCCGACGTGCCGGTGATCTTCCTCACCGCGCGCAGCGACGAGGTGGATCGCATCGTCGGCCTCGAACTCGGCGCCGACGACTACGTGCCCAAGCCGTTCAGCCCGCGCGAGGTCGCCTCGCGGGTGCGCGCCATCCTGCGCCGCGCGCGGCCGCAGCCGGCCGCTGTCGCGCCGGCGCCGGCGGCGGAAACCTGCAGCGCGCCCTTCCACCACGATGCCGACGGCGCCCGCATCGCCTACCACGGCGTGTGGCTGTCGCTGACGCGCTACGAATACCGCCTGCTCGCCACCCTGCTCGACCGCCCCGGCCGGGTGCAGAGCCGCGCCCAGCTGATGGCCGACGTCTGGCGCGACGCCGAGGACAGCCTGGAGCGCACGGTGGACGCCCACATCAAGACCCTGCGCGCCAAGCTGCGCGCGGTGCGCGAGGACGAAGACCCGATCGAGACCCACCGCGGCCTGGGCTACAGCCTGCGCCCGGCGCAACGCTGA
- the mgtE gene encoding magnesium transporter has protein sequence MTPEEELHPDDVQHHLREVQELLARQKLVEDLVHRQDMPRHELVESLVHKQHVAELRSKLDSLHPADIAYILEALPLEERLFVWDLVKAERDGEILLEVSDAVRESLIETMAPEELKAAAETLDADELADLAPDLPPEVIQDVFQSLDHEGREQLRAAMSYPEDSVGALMDFDLMTVREDVTLEVVLRYLRRFDELPDHTDKLFVVDREDRLKGILSLESLLLNDPESLVADVMRKEVMISFEPADDADDAAQAFERYDLVSAPVIGPDKRLIGRLTVADVVDYIREESEAEILSHAGLREEEDIFASVWDSVKNRWSWLAVNLVTAFVASRVIGAFEGSIEKLVALAALMPIVAGIGGNSGNQTVTMIVRAIAIGQVEQSAMQRLLKKEISVALINGLVWGGLLGILSWWLYHSAALGVVMTAAMTLNLLLAATAGVAIPMLRQRLGADPAIGGSVMITALTDSGGFFIFLGLATLFLL, from the coding sequence ATGACCCCGGAAGAGGAACTCCACCCCGACGACGTCCAGCACCACCTGCGCGAAGTGCAGGAGCTGCTCGCACGCCAGAAGCTGGTGGAAGACCTGGTGCACCGCCAGGACATGCCGCGCCACGAACTGGTGGAATCGCTGGTGCACAAGCAGCACGTCGCCGAGCTGCGCAGCAAGCTCGACTCGCTGCACCCGGCCGACATCGCCTACATCCTCGAAGCGCTGCCGCTCGAAGAGCGCCTGTTCGTCTGGGACCTGGTCAAGGCCGAGCGCGACGGCGAGATCCTGCTCGAAGTCTCGGATGCGGTCCGCGAATCGCTGATCGAGACCATGGCGCCGGAGGAGTTGAAGGCCGCGGCGGAAACGCTGGACGCCGACGAACTCGCCGACCTTGCGCCCGACCTGCCGCCCGAGGTCATCCAGGACGTCTTCCAGTCGCTCGACCACGAAGGGCGCGAGCAGCTGCGCGCCGCGATGTCCTACCCGGAGGACTCGGTCGGCGCGCTGATGGACTTCGACCTGATGACCGTCCGCGAGGACGTCACGCTCGAAGTCGTGCTGCGCTACCTGCGCCGCTTCGACGAACTGCCCGATCACACCGACAAGCTCTTCGTGGTCGACCGCGAGGATCGCCTGAAGGGCATCCTGTCGCTCGAATCCCTGCTGCTCAACGACCCCGAGTCGCTGGTCGCCGACGTGATGCGCAAGGAGGTGATGATCAGCTTCGAGCCGGCCGACGACGCCGACGACGCGGCGCAGGCCTTCGAGCGTTACGACCTGGTGTCGGCGCCGGTGATCGGCCCCGACAAGCGCCTGATCGGCCGTCTCACCGTGGCCGACGTGGTCGATTACATCCGTGAGGAATCCGAGGCCGAGATCCTCAGCCACGCCGGTCTGCGCGAAGAGGAAGACATCTTCGCCTCGGTATGGGACTCGGTGAAGAACCGCTGGTCGTGGCTGGCGGTCAACCTCGTCACCGCCTTCGTCGCGTCGCGCGTGATCGGCGCCTTCGAAGGTTCGATCGAGAAGCTGGTCGCGCTCGCCGCGCTGATGCCCATCGTCGCCGGCATCGGCGGCAACTCCGGCAACCAGACGGTGACGATGATCGTGCGCGCGATCGCGATCGGCCAGGTCGAGCAAAGCGCGATGCAGCGCCTGCTGAAGAAGGAGATCAGCGTCGCGCTGATCAACGGCCTGGTGTGGGGCGGCCTGCTCGGCATCCTGTCCTGGTGGCTGTACCACAGCGCCGCCCTCGGCGTGGTGATGACCGCGGCGATGACGCTCAACCTGCTGCTCGCCGCCACCGCCGGCGTCGCCATCCCCATGCTGCGCCAGCGCCTCGGCGCCGACCCGGCGATCGGGGGCTCGGTGATGATCACCGCGCTCACCGACTCCGGCGGCTTCTTCATCTTCCTCGGCCTTGCCACGCTGTTCCTGCTGTGA
- the mtgA gene encoding monofunctional biosynthetic peptidoglycan transglycosylase encodes MKTLWRWLGRALLAAFALLLLWQVWLFAQVAWWRTHNPDSTSFMRLRLDALQEKKPDARLRHTWVPYEQISIHLKRAVVAAEDDGFVDHEGFDWEGIQRALEKNERKGRPVSGGSTISQQLAKNLFLSPSRSYFRKAQEAVITVMIEQLWSKRRILEVYLNVVEWGNGIFGAEAAARRYYGLPASRLGPAEAARLAVMLPNPRKYERSFGPRLAAHADRIRGRMAWAEVPP; translated from the coding sequence ATGAAGACGCTGTGGCGCTGGCTCGGCCGCGCCCTGCTCGCCGCCTTCGCGCTGTTGCTGCTCTGGCAGGTCTGGCTGTTCGCGCAGGTGGCGTGGTGGCGCACGCACAATCCGGACAGCACCAGCTTCATGCGCCTGCGGCTCGATGCGCTGCAGGAGAAGAAGCCGGACGCGCGCCTGCGCCACACCTGGGTGCCCTACGAGCAGATCTCCATCCACCTCAAGCGCGCCGTGGTCGCGGCCGAGGACGACGGCTTCGTCGACCATGAGGGTTTCGACTGGGAAGGGATCCAGCGCGCGCTGGAGAAGAACGAACGCAAGGGCCGCCCGGTGTCCGGCGGCTCCACGATCAGCCAGCAGCTTGCCAAGAACCTCTTCCTGTCGCCCTCGCGCAGCTACTTCCGCAAGGCGCAGGAGGCAGTGATCACCGTGATGATCGAGCAGCTGTGGAGCAAGCGCCGCATCCTCGAGGTGTATCTGAACGTGGTCGAATGGGGCAACGGCATCTTCGGCGCCGAAGCCGCCGCGCGGCGCTATTACGGCCTGCCGGCCAGCCGCCTCGGCCCTGCCGAAGCAGCGCGGCTGGCGGTGATGCTGCCCAACCCGCGCAAGTACGAGCGCAGCTTCGGGCCGCGCCTCGCCGCCCACGCCGACCGCATCCGCGGCCGCATGGCCTGGGCCGAAGTCCCGCCCTGA
- the aroE gene encoding shikimate dehydrogenase, with protein MDRYAVVGNPIAHSKSPQIHAAFARQTGEALGYEAILAPLDGFVDTVLAFRAMGGRGMNVTVPFKLEAHALATRLTPRAAAAGAVNTLAFGGPETPDDILGDNTDGAGLVRDLTVNLGCPLHGRRVLLLGAGGAARGALLPLLEQAPAALTIANRTAAKAVELAAGFAAGHPGVAIDGGGFDALAGRRFDVVINATAASLADQAPPLPAGIYAEGALAYDMMYGRGDTPFLAAARADGAGRLADGLGMLAEQAAESFLLWRGVRPDTAPVLADLRARLAAA; from the coding sequence ATGGACCGCTACGCCGTCGTCGGCAACCCGATCGCCCACAGCAAGTCGCCGCAGATCCACGCCGCCTTCGCGCGCCAGACCGGCGAGGCACTGGGCTACGAAGCCATCCTCGCGCCGCTCGATGGCTTCGTGGACACCGTGCTCGCGTTCCGCGCGATGGGCGGGCGCGGCATGAACGTGACCGTGCCGTTCAAGCTCGAAGCCCACGCGCTTGCCACGCGCCTCACGCCGCGCGCGGCGGCCGCGGGCGCCGTCAATACGCTCGCCTTCGGCGGGCCGGAAACCCCGGACGACATCCTCGGCGACAACACCGACGGCGCCGGCCTGGTGCGCGACCTCACCGTCAATCTCGGCTGTCCCTTGCACGGCCGCCGCGTGCTGCTGCTCGGCGCCGGTGGCGCGGCGCGCGGCGCGCTGCTGCCGCTGCTGGAGCAGGCGCCGGCCGCGCTGACGATCGCCAACCGCACCGCGGCGAAGGCGGTCGAACTGGCCGCCGGCTTTGCCGCCGGCCACCCCGGCGTGGCGATTGACGGCGGCGGCTTCGATGCGCTCGCCGGCCGCCGCTTCGACGTGGTCATCAATGCCACCGCCGCCAGCCTTGCCGACCAGGCGCCGCCGCTGCCGGCTGGCATCTACGCCGAAGGCGCGCTGGCCTACGACATGATGTACGGCCGCGGCGACACCCCCTTTCTTGCCGCCGCCCGGGCCGACGGTGCCGGGCGGCTGGCCGACGGGCTGGGCATGCTGGCCGAGCAGGCCGCCGAGAGCTTCCTGCTGTGGCGCGGCGTGCGCCCCGACACCGCCCCGGTGCTGGCCGATCTGCGCGCCCGTCTCGCCGCCGCATGA
- a CDS encoding energy transducer TonB: MSPTLPPTRRAGRFATLGAIARGTPLLVLAFALSGLLHATLLAVHFVSPPPKPTRDRGLEVVLVNARHARAPDQAQVLAQANLDGGGTSDKAVTPKSPLPPQDARREGTALTEARRKVQQQERTQQELLTRVKQAPAVASTREHAEQPAPTPQASGLDLLDSAAAIARIEAQIDRNLEEYAKRPRKKFIGARAREYRFAQYVEDWRLKIERIGTLNYPDAARGKLYGSLLLSVSIRADGSVASVEVTRSSGHKVLDEAAMRIVNMSAPYAPFPPDISRDTDIIEIVRTWTFTNTDQVRAN, from the coding sequence ATGTCGCCGACCCTCCCTCCCACCCGCCGCGCCGGCCGCTTCGCCACGCTGGGCGCGATCGCGCGCGGCACGCCGCTGCTGGTGCTCGCGTTCGCGCTGTCGGGGCTGCTGCACGCCACCCTGCTGGCGGTCCATTTCGTGTCGCCGCCGCCCAAGCCCACGCGTGACCGCGGTCTTGAAGTGGTGCTGGTCAACGCCCGCCACGCCAGGGCGCCCGACCAGGCCCAGGTGCTGGCGCAAGCCAATCTCGACGGCGGCGGCACCAGCGACAAGGCGGTCACGCCCAAGTCGCCGCTGCCGCCGCAGGACGCGCGCCGCGAGGGCACCGCGCTGACCGAGGCGCGGCGCAAGGTGCAGCAGCAGGAGCGCACGCAGCAGGAACTGCTCACCCGCGTGAAGCAGGCGCCCGCGGTGGCGAGCACGCGCGAACATGCCGAACAGCCCGCGCCCACGCCGCAGGCCTCCGGGCTGGACCTGCTCGACAGCGCGGCCGCGATCGCCCGCATCGAAGCGCAGATCGACCGCAACCTGGAGGAATACGCCAAGCGCCCGCGCAAGAAATTCATCGGCGCGCGCGCGCGCGAGTACCGCTTCGCCCAGTACGTGGAGGACTGGCGCCTGAAGATCGAGCGCATCGGCACCCTCAACTACCCGGACGCCGCTCGCGGCAAGCTCTACGGCAGCCTGCTGCTGTCGGTGTCGATCCGCGCCGACGGCAGCGTGGCGAGCGTGGAAGTCACCCGCAGCTCGGGCCACAAGGTGCTGGACGAAGCGGCGATGCGCATCGTCAACATGTCGGCGCCCTACGCCCCCTTCCCGCCGGACATCAGCCGCGACACCGATATCATCGAGATCGTGCGGACCTGGACCTTCACCAATACCGACCAGGTGCGCGCCAACTAG
- a CDS encoding ribonuclease catalytic domain-containing protein gives MFVLFEEDGAFKAGTILAENDASLQVENTHGKRVKIKRANVLLNFREPSPADLLARAEAAAEALDTEFLWEVCGDDEFGFAEFAAEYHGHAPSAVEAATVLLRLHSAPIWFHRKGRGRFRKAPTEILQAALAGLEKKRQQALAIEEMRAELVEGRMPAAFTGMLPQILYRPDRNRIEVKALEAACVDTGLSAPRLLLKCGALASSFDYHFNRFLFEYFPEGLAFPDFEPPVVPADLPRADVAAFSIDDATTTEIDDAFSVTPRAGGGWRVGIHIAAPGLGCERGSTLDTIARRRLSTVYMPGNKITMLPDQMVQAYTLAEGRDCPAVSLYLDVTADLAILGQESRLEIVPIVANLRHHDIEPVFNDETVHEGVPDFPWKRELMLLWDLATVLEAGRGKPAANQNQVDHSFYVDWQTETADGPGYITIGKRLRGSPMDKLVAELMILANSTWGKLLDEAGVPGLYRVQSGGKVRMTTTAGPHEGLGVDCYAWSSSPLRRYVDLVNQWQIISVLQGRPPAFAPKSAELMAALRDFELTYAAYAEFQRQMERYWCVRWLRQHGAGPVDAIVLRDNVVRLEAVPLVFKVPSMPLQMPGSRVRLVVEGSDLLDVEVEARFQQILSEPDPEDYAEFEGP, from the coding sequence ATGTTCGTGCTGTTCGAAGAGGACGGGGCCTTCAAGGCCGGAACCATCCTCGCTGAAAACGATGCCTCCCTGCAGGTCGAGAACACCCACGGCAAACGGGTCAAGATCAAGCGCGCCAACGTGCTGCTGAACTTCCGCGAGCCGTCGCCGGCCGACCTGCTGGCACGCGCCGAGGCGGCCGCCGAAGCCCTCGACACCGAGTTCCTGTGGGAGGTCTGTGGCGACGATGAATTCGGCTTTGCCGAGTTCGCCGCCGAATACCACGGCCACGCGCCGAGCGCGGTGGAAGCCGCCACCGTGTTGCTGCGCCTGCATTCGGCACCGATCTGGTTCCACCGCAAGGGCCGCGGCCGCTTCCGCAAGGCCCCGACGGAGATCCTGCAGGCCGCGCTCGCCGGGCTGGAGAAGAAGCGCCAGCAGGCGCTGGCGATCGAGGAGATGCGCGCCGAGCTGGTGGAAGGCCGCATGCCCGCCGCCTTCACCGGCATGCTGCCGCAGATCCTCTACCGCCCGGACCGCAACCGCATCGAGGTCAAGGCGCTGGAAGCCGCCTGCGTCGACACCGGGCTGTCGGCGCCGCGCCTGCTGCTCAAGTGCGGCGCGCTGGCGTCGAGCTTCGACTACCACTTCAACCGCTTCCTGTTCGAGTACTTCCCCGAAGGGCTGGCCTTCCCCGACTTCGAGCCCCCGGTCGTGCCTGCCGACCTGCCGCGCGCCGATGTCGCCGCGTTCTCGATCGACGACGCCACCACCACCGAGATCGACGACGCCTTCTCGGTCACGCCGCGCGCCGGTGGCGGCTGGCGGGTCGGCATCCACATCGCCGCGCCGGGGCTGGGCTGCGAGCGCGGCTCCACGCTCGACACGATCGCCCGCCGGCGCCTGTCCACGGTGTACATGCCCGGCAACAAGATCACCATGCTGCCGGACCAGATGGTGCAGGCCTACACGCTGGCCGAGGGCCGTGACTGCCCCGCGGTGTCGCTGTATCTCGACGTCACCGCCGACCTCGCCATCCTCGGCCAGGAAAGCCGGCTCGAGATCGTCCCCATCGTCGCCAACCTGCGCCACCACGACATCGAACCGGTGTTCAACGACGAAACCGTGCATGAGGGCGTGCCCGACTTCCCGTGGAAGCGCGAGCTGATGCTGTTGTGGGATCTCGCCACCGTGCTCGAAGCCGGACGCGGCAAGCCCGCGGCCAACCAGAACCAGGTGGACCACAGCTTCTACGTCGATTGGCAGACCGAGACCGCCGACGGCCCGGGCTACATCACCATCGGCAAGCGCCTGCGCGGCTCGCCGATGGACAAGCTGGTGGCCGAGCTGATGATCCTGGCCAACTCCACCTGGGGCAAGCTGCTCGACGAGGCCGGCGTGCCGGGGCTGTACCGCGTGCAGAGCGGCGGCAAGGTGCGCATGACCACCACCGCCGGCCCACACGAAGGCCTGGGGGTGGATTGCTACGCGTGGTCCAGCTCGCCGCTGCGGCGCTATGTAGACCTGGTGAACCAGTGGCAGATCATCTCGGTGCTGCAAGGCCGTCCGCCCGCGTTCGCGCCGAAGTCGGCCGAGCTGATGGCCGCGCTGCGCGACTTCGAACTCACCTACGCCGCGTATGCGGAGTTCCAGCGCCAGATGGAGCGCTACTGGTGCGTGCGCTGGCTGCGCCAGCACGGCGCCGGCCCGGTCGATGCGATCGTGCTGCGCGACAACGTGGTGCGGCTCGAGGCCGTGCCGCTGGTGTTCAAGGTGCCGTCGATGCCGTTGCAGATGCCCGGCAGCCGCGTGCGCCTGGTGGTGGAAGGCAGCGACCTGCTCGATGTCGAGGTCGAGGCGCGCTTCCAGCAGATCCTGTCCGAACCCGACCCGGAAGACTATGCCGAATTCGAAGGCCCGTGA
- a CDS encoding class I SAM-dependent methyltransferase gives MTQDAPFDPRRFKAQERAGFNRIAARYAGGAPLRAALAEAVLNAARLEPGLRVLDLASGPGLLALPAATQVAPHGWVLATDIAETMLAEAARRSDDTAPLLFAAADAEHLCVPDASIDRVLAGLALFLFPDPARALAEVRRVLAPGGRVVLSVWGPRAEVPLLHRAQDAIATALGPPRVARPSVFRLGEGDALAQLLDAAGFTDIRVEPCTFSCPFDDADAYWQAFLDLAGGVAEAMAQVPESRLAAVRAAVADAIAPHRLPAGGYRLPATALVAVARRPD, from the coding sequence ATGACCCAGGACGCCCCCTTCGACCCGCGGCGCTTCAAGGCGCAGGAACGCGCCGGCTTCAACCGCATCGCAGCGCGCTACGCCGGCGGTGCGCCACTGCGTGCAGCGCTTGCCGAGGCCGTGCTGAACGCCGCCCGGCTCGAACCCGGCCTGCGCGTGCTCGACCTCGCCAGCGGCCCCGGCCTGCTCGCCCTCCCCGCCGCCACGCAGGTCGCGCCTCACGGCTGGGTGCTGGCCACCGACATTGCCGAAACCATGCTGGCCGAAGCGGCGCGGCGCAGCGACGACACCGCGCCGCTGCTGTTCGCCGCCGCTGACGCTGAACACCTGTGCGTGCCGGACGCGTCGATCGACCGCGTGCTCGCCGGCCTCGCGCTGTTCCTGTTCCCCGACCCGGCGCGCGCGCTGGCGGAGGTCAGGCGCGTGCTCGCCCCCGGCGGGCGGGTCGTGCTGTCGGTGTGGGGGCCGCGCGCCGAGGTGCCGCTGCTGCACCGCGCGCAAGATGCCATCGCCACCGCGCTGGGGCCGCCGCGGGTGGCGCGCCCCTCGGTGTTCCGACTCGGCGAAGGCGACGCGCTCGCGCAGCTGCTCGACGCCGCCGGCTTCACCGATATCCGGGTCGAACCCTGCACCTTCAGCTGCCCGTTCGACGATGCCGACGCCTACTGGCAGGCTTTTCTCGACCTCGCCGGCGGCGTGGCCGAGGCCATGGCGCAGGTGCCCGAATCCCGCCTCGCCGCCGTGCGCGCTGCGGTGGCCGACGCGATCGCTCCGCACCGGCTGCCCGCCGGCGGCTACCGGCTGCCCGCCACCGCGCTGGTCGCAGTGGCGCGCCGGCCCGACTGA
- a CDS encoding YqiA/YcfP family alpha/beta fold hydrolase, with protein sequence MIVYLHGFRSAPASVKAQALRARMAARGLGEAFWCEQLPVSPWAAVGLASAQIERSLANGGTPTVVGSSLGGYYATWLAEKYRLRAVLVNPAVVAPLSLEAYVGEQTNLYTGERFQFTQRHIDELRALEIPRITRPERYWLLVETGDEVLDYRHAVQRYAGAHQTVLEGGDHGFSRWNDYLDDVIAFAGPV encoded by the coding sequence ATGATCGTCTACCTGCACGGCTTCCGCTCCGCCCCCGCCTCGGTCAAGGCCCAGGCGCTGCGCGCGCGCATGGCCGCGCGCGGGCTGGGCGAGGCGTTCTGGTGCGAACAGCTTCCGGTGTCGCCGTGGGCAGCGGTGGGGCTGGCCAGCGCGCAGATCGAACGCAGCCTCGCCAACGGCGGCACCCCTACGGTTGTGGGCAGTTCGCTCGGCGGGTATTACGCCACCTGGCTCGCGGAAAAATACCGCCTGCGCGCGGTGCTGGTGAATCCCGCTGTGGTGGCGCCGCTGTCGCTCGAAGCCTATGTGGGCGAACAGACCAACCTCTACACCGGCGAACGCTTCCAGTTCACCCAGCGCCACATCGACGAGTTGCGTGCGCTCGAGATTCCACGCATCACGCGGCCCGAACGCTACTGGCTGCTGGTCGAAACCGGCGACGAGGTGCTCGACTACCGCCACGCGGTCCAACGCTATGCCGGTGCGCACCAGACCGTGCTGGAAGGCGGCGACCACGGCTTTTCGCGCTGGAACGACTACCTCGACGACGTCATCGCCTTTGCCGGGCCGGTCTGA
- a CDS encoding undecaprenyl-diphosphate phosphatase, with the protein MDITLLLTALILGIVEGLTEFLPVSSTGHLIILGDLLGYNDEASKVFKIVIQLAAILAVCWDYRERLIKVAVGVPSDRSAQRFVGLLLLGFLPAAVLGFLFHSTIKNVLFNPLVVATALVVGGLIILYVEKRAYHPRVTSVDEMRWGDALKVGFAQALAMIPGTSRSGATIMGGLIFGLSRKTAAEFSFFLAIPTMLAATVYDVYKNWTLLRVEDLPVFAVGFVASFFAAMWAVKSFIRFISNHTFVVFAWYRIVFGIVVLATWQFDLVSWSTP; encoded by the coding sequence ATGGATATCACCCTGCTTCTGACCGCCCTGATCCTCGGCATCGTCGAGGGCCTGACCGAATTCCTGCCGGTATCGTCCACCGGCCACCTGATCATCCTCGGCGACCTGCTGGGCTACAACGACGAAGCGAGCAAGGTGTTCAAGATCGTCATCCAACTCGCGGCCATCCTTGCAGTGTGCTGGGACTACCGCGAACGACTGATCAAGGTCGCCGTGGGCGTGCCGAGCGACCGCAGCGCGCAACGTTTCGTCGGTCTGCTGCTGCTCGGCTTCCTGCCGGCCGCGGTGCTCGGTTTCCTGTTCCACTCCACGATCAAGAACGTGCTGTTCAACCCGCTGGTGGTCGCCACCGCCCTGGTGGTCGGCGGCCTCATCATCCTGTACGTCGAAAAACGCGCCTATCACCCGCGCGTGACGAGCGTGGACGAGATGCGCTGGGGCGACGCGCTGAAGGTCGGCTTCGCCCAGGCGCTGGCGATGATTCCCGGCACCTCGCGCTCCGGCGCCACCATCATGGGCGGGCTGATCTTCGGCCTGTCGCGCAAGACCGCGGCGGAGTTCTCGTTCTTTCTCGCGATTCCGACGATGCTCGCCGCCACTGTCTACGACGTCTATAAGAACTGGACCCTGCTGCGGGTGGAAGACCTGCCGGTGTTCGCGGTGGGTTTCGTGGCCTCGTTCTTTGCCGCGATGTGGGCGGTCAAGAGCTTCATCCGCTTCATCTCCAACCACACCTTCGTGGTGTTCGCCTGGTATCGCATCGTGTTCGGCATCGTCGTGCTGGCGACCTGGCAATTCGATCTGGTGTCGTGGAGCACGCCCTGA
- a CDS encoding YkgJ family cysteine cluster protein: MDCRPGCAACCIAPSISSPIPGLPAGKPAGVRCPQLDDADHCRLFGNPTRPRVCGSLQPSAEMCGDSRAHALAWLTRLESLTA; encoded by the coding sequence ATGGACTGCCGTCCGGGCTGCGCCGCCTGCTGCATCGCGCCCTCGATTTCCAGCCCGATTCCCGGCCTGCCCGCGGGCAAGCCCGCCGGCGTCCGCTGCCCCCAGCTCGACGACGCCGATCACTGCCGACTGTTCGGCAACCCGACGCGACCGCGCGTCTGCGGCAGTCTGCAGCCCTCCGCCGAGATGTGCGGCGACAGCCGCGCCCACGCGCTGGCGTGGCTGACGCGACTGGAATCCCTCACCGCCTGA